CCACGCCTTCGCACGCCGTTCGGCATTGATTGACTTTCCAATCCCGCCCCACTAGCCTAAAAGGTTACAGGCGGGATGGTTACGCGCTCTCGGCGATCGCTGGGGACGCGCACTCCGCCCGCTCTTCGGGTCGATTCGCGGCCGTCGCGGCCGCACCGATCCTGTCGATTCGCTTCCGGAACACGCAGCAGAGAAGAAGCCGCCATGGCCGATCGATTCGGGGATTTTCTCATTAAGAAGGGGATCATCGGTCCCGAACAGCTCCAAGAAGCCGAGACGGTCGCCAAGTCGCGCCGGCTGAAGCTGCAAGACGCCATCGTGCAGCTCGGCTACGCCAATGGCGAGCAAATCGCCAAGTCGCTGGCGAAGCTCCACGGCTACGAATACTACGACCTCAACAACGTGCCGATTCCCCCCGCGGTGGTTGAACTCGTGCCCGAATCGGTCGCCCGCGAAAACGCCGTCATCCCGTTCTCCGAAGAAAATGGCGCCCTGAAGGTGCTCGTCAGCGATCCGCAAGACTTCGAAACCTTCGACAAGCTGCAGTTCATTCTCAATCGCAAGATCGAGATCGGCGTCTCCACGAAGGAAAGCATTCTCGAAGCCATTAACCGCAACTACGGCCAAGTCGACGGCGAATCCGCTGACTCGATGTTGCAGGAATTCACCGACACGGCCATCGACTTCACCGAAACTGAAGACGATACGGCCAGTGATTCCGACGACGTGGTCGACGAAACCAGCGCCCCGATCGTCCGGCTCGTCCAGCTGATGATCGGCGAAGCGGTCCAATTGCGGGCCTCAGACATTCACGTCGAACCGTTCGAAGACCGCGTCCGCATCCGCTACCGGATCGACGGCATGCTGGTCGAACGCGACAGCCCGCCGCGGCGTCTGCTCGGCGCCCTGCTGAGCCGTATCAAAATTCTCGCCAAGATGGACATCGCCGAACGCCGACGCTGCCAGGACGGCCGGATCAAGATCACGGCCGGCGGCAAGGAACTCGATCTCCGCGTCAGCATGTTGCCGACCAACCATGGCCAGTCGTGCGTGATGCGGCTGCTCGATAAGGACAACATCAAAGTCGGCGTCCGGCAGCTTGGTCTTTCCGAGAAAGACTTCAAGACGTTCAAGAATCTCATCCGCCGTCCCAACGGCATTTTGCTCGTCACCGGCCCGACCGGTTCGGGCAAGACGACCACCCTCTACGCGGCGATGAACGAGCTCAATCGCCCCGATCGCAAGATCATCACCGCCGAGGATCCGGTCGAGTACTACCTCCCAGGCGTTAATCAGGTAGAGGTTCGCCACAACATCGGCCTCGACTTCGCCAAGATCATCAAAGCGATGTTGCGGCAGGCCCCCAACGTCATTCTCGTCGGCGAAATGCGCGACCACGAGACGGCGTCGATGGGCATTCAAGCGTCGCTCACGGGCCACTTGGTGTTCAGTACGCTCCATACGAACGATGCTCCCGGCGCCATTACCCGTATGGTCGACATCGGCGTCCCGGCCTATTTGGTGGCTGGCAGCGTCGTCGGCGTCATGGCCCAGCGGCTTGTCCGCGTTAACTGTGCCAAGTGCAAGCAGCCGTTCACTCCCTCGCAGGCCCAGCTCGACATTGCGGGAATCACGCCCGAACAGGTGGCGGGCGCTACCTTCATGAAGGGCGTTGGTTGCTCCCATTGCGGTAAGAGCGGCTACCGCGGCCGGATTGGCATTTACGAGCTGATGACGATGACCTCAAAAGTCCGGGAACTTTCGTTCCAGGGCGCCTCGACGCTTGAAATCCGCAAGGCGGCCGTCAAGCAGGGGATGACCACCCTCTACGACGACGGCATCCTGAAGACCCTCCAAGGGATCACGACGCTGGAGGAAGTCTTCCGCGTCTCGAAACGCGAGCAGACGACCTAGTCGTTGGCGGAGGGTTCGCCGCAACACCTCTAGCCCCGGGTTCCGCCCGGGGGTGGGCCTCTATTACGGTGGACGTCGTCCCTCGCAATGTCACCCCCGGGCGGAGCCCAGGGCTAATGCGCCGCTGCAACCTGCGCGGCGGCTGAAGGGCGGCATTCCACCGGATTAAACGGCCTTTCCCAGGCTTCGCCAAACGGCATTATCCTCTTGAAACTCTTGAGTTTACCACTTTCCCCCGACATAATGCCTAGGTAGGCGCAGAGCAATTTTGAGGGGGTGGATCGAGGAGCGTGGAGACCCGTTCGGCCGGAACAGCCGACGCGGGACGCCTCTCTTGCCTGGGCCGTCAGACTTGTCACGGGAAGAGGCTTCCCGGATGGCGCTGCTTGCCTCTCGGCAACTCGCCGCGCGATCGTTACGGGAAAGAACATATGGGTACGATTCTCATCGACAAGCTCCTCTCTGCTCAAGTCAAGCAGGGGGCGAGCGATCTTCACATCTCCGTCGGGCAGCCGCCCGTGCTGCGGCTCCACGGTCATATGCAGAAGCTCAAGACGAAGGTGCTTGAGCCCGCCGACACGATCGCGTTGATGAAGTCCATCACGCCCGATCGTTGCCAACAAGAATTCCAAGAAACCGGCAGCGCCGACTTCGGCTTCGCATTCGGCGATCAGGCCCGTTTCCGCGTCTCGATTTTCCGCCAAAAGGGCAACGTCTCGATGGTTCTCCGGCAGATTCCGGTGAACCTGATGTCGATGGATCAATTGGGCCTCCCCCCAATTTTCAAAGACCTCATTCTGCGGCCGCGCGGTCTGCTGCTCGTCACCGGGCCAACCGGTTCGGGCAAGTCGACCTCGCTCGCGGCGATGGTCGATCACCTCAACTCGACGGTCGACCATCACATCATCACGATCGAAGACCCGATCGAATTTTATCACAACCACAAGAAGTCGACGGTCAACCAGCGCGAAGTAGGCGTCGACGTCACGTCGTTCGCTGAAGCGATTCGTCGCGCATTGCGGCAGGATCCCGACGTCATTCTCGTCGGTGAATTACGCGACTTGGAAACGATTGAAGCCGCCATCACCGCGGCCGAAACAGGCCACGTCGTGTTCGGCACGCTCCATACGTCGAGCGCTGCCGGCACGATCAACCGCGTCATCGACGTGTTCCCCAGCCATCAGCAAGATCAGATCCGCACGCAGCTCGCGACGGCGATCATCGGCATTCTCGCCCAGCAGCTCGTCCCCCGCATCGGCGGCGGCCGCGCGGCGGCGTTCGAGACGCTGGTCGTTACCCCGGGCATTGCCAACCTGATCCGCGAGAACAAGATTTTCCGCATTACCTCGGCCATTCAAACCGGCTCGAAGTACGGCATGCAGCTCCTCGACGATCACCTTTTCCAGCACTGGCGGAATGAAGTCGCCACGAAGGAAGACGTAATGATGAAGTCGAACAGCCCCGACGATTTGGCCAAGCGGATCGCCGCGGCCGAGCGTGGGATCTTCGACGAACCGCAAGCGAACGATCCCGGCTAGTAGTCTCGACGAAGAGAAGAAGATTTCACGCAAAGGCGCGAAGGCGCAAAGGAAATGCAAAAAAAACGCACAGGTTCGGCGCACTGATCAATGGTTTTCTTTGCGCCTTCGCGCCTTTG
This sequence is a window from Lacipirellula parvula. Protein-coding genes within it:
- a CDS encoding GspE/PulE family protein, with amino-acid sequence MADRFGDFLIKKGIIGPEQLQEAETVAKSRRLKLQDAIVQLGYANGEQIAKSLAKLHGYEYYDLNNVPIPPAVVELVPESVARENAVIPFSEENGALKVLVSDPQDFETFDKLQFILNRKIEIGVSTKESILEAINRNYGQVDGESADSMLQEFTDTAIDFTETEDDTASDSDDVVDETSAPIVRLVQLMIGEAVQLRASDIHVEPFEDRVRIRYRIDGMLVERDSPPRRLLGALLSRIKILAKMDIAERRRCQDGRIKITAGGKELDLRVSMLPTNHGQSCVMRLLDKDNIKVGVRQLGLSEKDFKTFKNLIRRPNGILLVTGPTGSGKTTTLYAAMNELNRPDRKIITAEDPVEYYLPGVNQVEVRHNIGLDFAKIIKAMLRQAPNVILVGEMRDHETASMGIQASLTGHLVFSTLHTNDAPGAITRMVDIGVPAYLVAGSVVGVMAQRLVRVNCAKCKQPFTPSQAQLDIAGITPEQVAGATFMKGVGCSHCGKSGYRGRIGIYELMTMTSKVRELSFQGASTLEIRKAAVKQGMTTLYDDGILKTLQGITTLEEVFRVSKREQTT
- a CDS encoding type IV pilus twitching motility protein PilT; translated protein: MGTILIDKLLSAQVKQGASDLHISVGQPPVLRLHGHMQKLKTKVLEPADTIALMKSITPDRCQQEFQETGSADFGFAFGDQARFRVSIFRQKGNVSMVLRQIPVNLMSMDQLGLPPIFKDLILRPRGLLLVTGPTGSGKSTSLAAMVDHLNSTVDHHIITIEDPIEFYHNHKKSTVNQREVGVDVTSFAEAIRRALRQDPDVILVGELRDLETIEAAITAAETGHVVFGTLHTSSAAGTINRVIDVFPSHQQDQIRTQLATAIIGILAQQLVPRIGGGRAAAFETLVVTPGIANLIRENKIFRITSAIQTGSKYGMQLLDDHLFQHWRNEVATKEDVMMKSNSPDDLAKRIAAAERGIFDEPQANDPG